Below is a window of Camelina sativa cultivar DH55 chromosome 11, Cs, whole genome shotgun sequence DNA.
NNNNNNNNNNNNNNNNNNNNNNNNNNNNNNNNNNNNNNNNNNNNNNNNNNNNNNNNNNNNNNNNNNNNNNNNNNNNNNNNNNNNNNNNNNNNNNNNNNNNNNNNNNNNNNNNNNNNNNNNNNNNNNNNNNNNNNNNNNNNNNNNNNNNNNNNNNNNNNNNNNNNNNNNNNNNNNNNNNNNNNNNNNNNNNNNNNNNNNNNNNNNNNNNNNNNNNNNNNNNNNNNNNNNNNNNNNNNNNNNNNNNNNNNNNNNNNNNNNNNNNNNNNNNNNNNNNNNNNNNNNNNNNNNNNNNNNNNNNNNNNNNNNNNNNNNNNNNNNNNNNNNNNNNNNNNNNNNNNNNNNNNNNNNNNNNNNNNNNNNNNNNNNNNNNNNNNNNNNNNNNNNNNNNNNNNNNNNNNNNNNNNNNNNNNNNNNNNNNNNNNNNNNNNNNNNNNNNNNNNNNNNNNNNNNNNNNNNNNNNNNNNNNNNNNNNNNNNNNNNNNNNNNNNNNNNNNNNNNNNNNNNNNNNNNNNNNNNNNNNNNNNNNNNNNNNNNNNNNNNNNNNNNNNNNNNNNNNNNNNNNNNNNNNNNNNNNNNNNNNNNNNNNNNNNNNNNNNNNNNNNNNNNNNNNNNNNNNNNNNNNNNNNNNNNNNNNNNNNNNNNNNNNNNNNNNNNNNNNNNNNNNNNNNNNNNNNNNNNNNNNNNNNNNNNNNNNNNNNNNNNNNNNNNNNNNNNNNNNNNNNNNNNNNNNNNNNNNNNNNNNNNNNNNNNNNNNNNNNNNNNNNNNNNNNNNNNNNNNNNNNNNNNNNNNNNNNNNNNNNNNNNNNNNNNNNNNNNNNNNNNNNNNNNNNNNNNNNNNNNNNNNNNNNNNNNNNNNNNNNNNNNNNNNNNNNNNNNNNNNNNNNNNNNNNNNNNNNNNNNNNNNNNNNNNNNNNNNNNNNNNNNNNNNNNNNNNNNNNNNNNNNNNNNNNNNNNNNNNNNNNNNNNNNNNNNNNNNNNNNNNNNNNNNNNNNNNNNNNNNNNNNNNNNNNNNNNNNNNNNNNNNNNNNNNNNNNNNNNNNNNNNNNNNNNNNNNNNNNNNNNNNNNNNNNNNNNNNNNNNNNNNNNNNNNNNNNNNNNNNNNNNNNNNNNNNNNNNNNNNNNNNNNNNNNNNNNNNNNNNNNNNNNNNNNNNNNNNNNNNNNNNNNNNNNNNNNNNNNNNNNNNNNNNNNNNNNNNNNNNNNNNNNNNNNNNNNNNNNNNNNNNNNNNNNNNNNNNNNNNNNNNNNNNNNNNNNNNNNNNNNNNNNNNNNNNNNNNNNNNNNNNNNNNNNNNNNNNNNNNNNNNNNNNNNNNNNNNNNNNNNNNNNNNNNNNNNNNNNNNNNNNNNNNNNNNNNNNNNNNNNNNNNNNNNNNNNNNNNNNNNNNNNNNNNNNNNNNNNNNNNNNNNNNNNNNNNNNNNNNNNNNNNNNNNNNNNNNNNNNNNNNNNNNNNNNNNNNNNNNNNNNNNNNNNNNNNNNNNNNNNNNNNNNNNNNNNNNNNNNNNNNNNNNNNNNNNNNNNNNNNNNNNNNNNNNNNNNNNNNNNNNNNNNNNNNNNNNNNNNNNNNNNNNNNNNNNNNNNNNNNNNNNNNNNNNNNNNNNNNNNNNNNNNNNNNNNNNNNNNNNNNNNNNNNNNNNNNNNNNNNNNNNNNNNNNNNNNNNNNNNNNNNNNNNNNNNNNNNNNNNNNNNNNNNNNNNNNNNNNNNNNNNNNNNNNNNNNNNNNNNNNNNNNNNNNNNNNNNNNNNNNNNNNNNNNNNNNNNNNNNNNNNNNNNNNNNNNNNNNNNNNNNNNNNNNNNNNNNNNNNNNNNNNNNNNNNNNNNNNNNNNNNNNNNNNNNNNNNNNNNNNNNNNNNNNNNNNNNNNNNNNNNNNNNNNNNNNNNNNNNNNNNNNNNNNNNNNNNNNNNNNNNNNNNNNNNNNNNNNNNNNNNNNNNNNNNNNNNNNNNNNNNNNNNNNNNNNNNNNNNNNNNNNNNNNNNNNNNNNNNNNNNNNNNNNNNNNNNNNNNNNNNNNNNNNNNNNNNNNNNNNNNNNNNNNNNNNNNNNNNNNNNNNNNNNNNNNNNNNNNNNNNNNNNNNNNNNNNNNNNNNNNNNNNNNNNNNNNNNNNNNNNNNNNNNNNNNNNNNNNNNNNNNNNNNNNNNNNNNNNNNNNNNNNNNNNNNNNNNNNNNNNNNNNNNNNNNNNNNNNNNNNNNNNNNNNNNNNNNNNNNNNNNNNNNNNNNNNNNNNNNNNNNNNNNNNNNNNNNNNNNNNNNNNNNNNNNNNNNNNNNNNNNNNNNNNNNNNNNNNNNNNNNNNNNNNNNNNNNNNNNNNNNNNNNNNNNNNNNNNNNNNNNNNNNNNNNNNNNNNNNNNNNNNNNNNNNNNNNNNNNNNNNNNNNNNNNNNNNNNNNNNNNNNNNNNNNNNNNNNNNNNNNNNNNNNNNNNNNNNNNNNNNNNNNNNNNNNNNNNNNNNNNNNNNNNNNNNNNNNNNNNNNNNNNNNNNNNNNNNNNNNNNNNNNNNNNNNNNNNNNNNNNNNNNNNNNNNNNNNNNNNNNNNNNNNNNNNNNNNNNNNNNNNNNNNNNNNNNNNNNNNNNNNNNNNNNNNNNNNNNNNNNNNNNNNNNNNNNNNNNNNNNNNNNNNNNNNNNNNNNNNNNNNNNNNNNNNNNNNNNNNNNNNNNNNNNNNNNNNNNNNNNNNNNNNNNNNNNNNNNNNNNNNNNNNNNNNNNNNNNNNNNNNNNNNNNNNNNNNNNNNNNNNNNNNNNNNNNNNNNNNNNNNNNNNNNNNNNNNNNNNNNNNNNNNNNNNNNNNNNNNNNNNNNNNNNNNNNNNNNNNNNNNNNNNNNNNNNNNNNNNNNNNNNNNNNNNNNNNNNNNNNNNNNNNNNNNNNNNNNNNNNNNNNNNNNNNNNNNNNNNNNNNNNNNNNNNNNNNNNNNNNNNCTTGAACAATCTATCGCTTCCTGTGTTTACTTCAGCTCGAGTAGAAGGAGATGAAGGCCAAGCTATAAGAGTTGGACTAATCGATCCTTCAACTGGAGAAATTGTCTCTTCTGGTCCCGCATCATCTGCAAAGCTCGAGTTTTTTGTTGTAGAGGGTTATTTTGACAAAGATAGTGACTGGACAGCTGAGGATATCAGGAATAACATTGTAAGAGAGAGAGCAGGAAAGAAACCTCTACTCAGTGGGAATGTATTTGCTCTTCTTAACGATGGCATCGGTGTTATGGATGAAATTTCATTTACAGATAACTCTAGCTGGACTAGGAGCAGGAAGTTCAGACTTGGGGTACGGATGGTGGATCAGTTTGATTTTGTCAAAATTAGAGAGGCGGTAACAGAGTCCTTTGTCGTAAGAGATCATCGAGGAGAGTGTAAGTATGGCTTGTTATGTATAGTTTATACTCTCTCACATTATGTATCATTGAACCAATTTTGAAGTATCTTATGCCTCTTTGTCTCTCATTTGTAGTGTACAGAAAGCATCATCCTCCTTCTCTATTCGATGAAGTATGGAGATTGGAAAAGATAGGGAAAGATGGAGCATTTCACAAACGACTTCATTGGTCAGATATAAACACTGTCAAGGACTTCCTCACACATTTCCATTTAAACTCTTCAAAACTCCGGCAAGTAAGATTCGTCTTCCTTTGTGGTTAAGTACCTAAGGCTTCTATCTGTGCTTATATTGTTTTGTGTACTTGaatcttttgtttggtcagTGATAGTTTCTAATCTCTCCAGGCGGTGTAAGGttgtttataaataaagatGATTGATGTTCTTGCAGATTCTTGGTACGGGCATGTCTTCAAAGATGTGGGAAATTACTTTGGAACATGCTCGATCATGTGTTCTGGATAGTAGCGTCCATGTGTACCAAGCTCCTGGATTTCAGAAGAAAACCGCTGTTGTCTTCAATGTCGTAGCTCAAGTGCTTGGACTGCTCGTGGATTTTCAGTATATTCCTGCTGAAAAGCTATCTGAGATTGAAAAGGCACtgttcctctctttctctctacagATTTGACTTGATTTCTCGTCTGTATACTAGTGTCAGGTCTTCATAATTGGTGTTTTCTGATTCAGGCTCAAGCGGAGGAGATGGTAACTGTTGCATTGAGTCACCTACATGAAGTAAGGTCGTATGATGATGAGATATCGATGATGAGGAACTTTCTCAATGTCCCTGCTTCACAAACCGGTGTCGGGATTGATTATTCCGGTCTGAGTTTGACCAGTTTGGACGGCTACGGTTTTGTGTCAAATCAGCGCAACACAGCAGAATGTAGTGGCCAGTTCAGTGATGATGTTGACATGGAAGTGATTCCACAAGGTTTATATGAAGACTACGACAATCTCTGGAGTTGCTCTCAGATTCTAGGCTTAGAAGAACCGCAATCTGACTTGCAGAGTGCGGTTGACGAGTTCATTTCACAGAACAATGCTGCTTCAGTCGGTAAGGCTCACAGCAGAAGATGGACAAAGCTGTTCAGTGTCACGAAATGGCTCTCTGTTTTCAAGAACGTTACAGTTAGGAAAAATCTGAAATGAGTTAGTAGTTACACACGATAATAAAAACGACTCGCCCTGGACAGATTCATGTATATAATATACTCGAGGGAAGCTTGTGATACTCGGGGTTTCTGATAATCCAGAGGCGTTCAAAagtgttttctttatttctttctttttcttacatttGTTATCTCCATCTTTTGTGTTAAAGATGTGAATATGATTTTGGACAGCTTCATTTTTGTTGAAAGCTTACATAAACACAGGTCTTTTAGAGTCTCTCTGATGTGACTTGTGAGTGAGTGTAATCCGGTTCGGTGCAGCCTACCACTATTTAGGGCCTTTCTTTGGGCCTAATTCGGTTCAAACCGGTGTAGACCGGGTCTCAAACCGAAATCTGATTTGACACCCTTTAAAATTCAATCTTAATGCGAGTCAACAAGAACATATCCACCACTGACCACACGTTTTTCACAAACCATGCAAGTTAAATTTAATGGCTACttaataaaaacaagaacaaagagcTATCAAgctccttatttgataatattggTTCACCAAAGATGTAATAGAAAATGTCTAGAATATTAGTTGAACCACCTTGGGGGAACGTATAGCAAAGAAGTCCAACAAATGAAATTACTTTTGCTTGATTTGCACATATTGATGCCTGAAAGCTACAATTCATGTTTTGTAAATTATCTACATTTGTActcattaaaaatattgtttcatttttagttcaatatttctaattttaagtACTATTAGTTgtactaatatattttcaaagaatgatatatatatatattatcagcATTACCGTAATGTTTTGAAATCCttgattattttttgaaaaatataaatgttagATTTGTTTATCCAATTCCAACAAATAATAGAGGTTtctaaaactaataatttaGGAAGACAAAGCGTGATATTTCTTATACCAACATCATGacatttagaaaatataaaaatgtgcTAAGAAAACTAGTGGTTAATTTACCCCTTCAATGTTGTATATTACCTACATTTGTATTCATAGTTTGATGTATTGTCAAAACTCTATCAATTTATATGATATTGATAGGAATGTGATTGGTGCTTGTGGTTTATCTTGAACCAAAATTCTCAAATTGAGTTCAAAATcctgaatatatattattattattattattattattattattattattattattattattattattattattattattattttggatatattctATGATAtacttttgtaattatatatatatatatatatattattgtatgtcTTGATGATGACTACATATTGATTGATGCTCTTTTTATTAACACCACCTTTAATAGGACTGCAACATGACAAGACAATATATATAGGTGCCTATCGGTCAGAGGAATGTATAAAAAAGATAATATGTAAGTTTAAATCTAGTTGAATCAAGTGATTATCTATCCTTCTTTTCTCTCGAGGAAGTGTTCGTCCTAGCCATCAACCAAGAGCTTTTCTCAGATGGCAGGCGATGGGGCTTCCACAGCACTATCATCGGTTCCAGTTTCTTCtcgttttagtttgtttttctaGCTTTGTCAATTTTCAGCTTTGTCGTTTCCAACCTTTGTCCTTTATTCTCGGTGATGGTAAGTTCCTTTCGGCGTGGTGAATATCTCGGAGGATTGGTGGCCGATTGTTGATGTTCGGAAGTGGATCTATAAATCTATTCCCCGGTGGCTCCTTTTCGTCTTTCCAATCTGGTCGTGGAGGTTTAAGGTTCCCGATCTGGTTTTAATGTCTCGACACTCTAGTTCATCGGCTCTGTTCTCGTTTGATTGTGAATCGGTGATGACTTGTCGCATGTTCCGGTTGCTTTCGAGGTGGATCTGAAGAgctttttcttagattttgttggCTTTTCGGTGGTGCTGTCTCGGCCGAGGCTTGTATTTAGTCAGCTTCTGGTATCCCTAAATTCGCTTGAAGTTCCCTTTGATTTTGCGACATCGGCCTCATTGTTTTTGGGTTCCTCCTCTTTTGGTTGTGTGGAGTGATTTGGCTTTGGTTTTATGTTGTTCGATAGTTTTAGCCTTCTTTGTTTAGGATGGTCTAATCGTTGGTTTAGGCTAGATCTTTGGATTTAGAGATCCTTAATCTACGGGTTGGCCTTTTCGTGCAATCCAGTATCAGCTCTTTTGTGGcctctcttctttgatttggttgttaGCCTGGTTGACTTGTTTTGCTACGGTCATCTTTCTTGGATTTTGCTAGTGGTTTGTCTCTGATTGCCCTTCCATGGATGAGTTTTCAATCGGGTTCCTCTTATTGCAAATCGTGGATGGTTCAGCTTACCCACTTGTTTGGGTTTCCTCCAGTTTTGCTAGAAGGTTGGTTTGGTCGTCTTCCTTGAGCTAGTGCGTTCATCTTCTTTCGTCAACTTCTCTGTCAGGTTTCCCGATTCGTTCTACTTCAACTCGCCTTCTCCATGGTTCTCTAGTTTGGGCTTAATTGAGATTATTCCATTGGTGGTTCCTTCAGGTTCTGTAGTTTGTTTTTCTGTATAAGTTTCCCTCGTTTGGGTGTAATTTCCCTCTTTGGGGCTTCAGTTTCTGGGGATAACTTTGTTTTTCCTCCAGCTTAGTGTTTCAAAAACATATTCCACCCTTGTAGTCCACAATCgtatttcataatgaaattttcagacgaaacaaaaaaaaagtttaaatctAGTTAGTGAACTCACCTTATGTTCCAGCTAGAGATATCTCTCAGAAAGTCAGCAATTTTAAGAACTAGGTCAACAACCGCAAGTGATGGTCCAGGAGGAGGCCATACGAGAAGAAATTCTCATAGCCTATTACAGAGATCAACACAATATATTGCCGCTGAATGATTTGTAAGGTCTATAAAACTGTTCGATAGTTGACAGAGagatcattagaaagataaaacgaGAAGCAAAACCGTTCATACCGAGCTGTAGATATAATGCATACAACaactaaaaatgaaatatcCACTGACATAGCGATACACAATTGCAATGTGCTCCCAAGGTTGTTTAAGACTCAAGTCAAAGATACACAATTAAAAATGTTAGAACGACGACAgtttatgtaaaattttcaatatatatatatatatatatatattttacgaaaTGTTTCGAGATAACATTATAGGTAAAAATATTAGGATTAGGTCATTAAGGTGATTCAGTTTAGATATTATGccatattttgaattttgaacataaatattttgaagGTTGTAGTGAAAATAAATATGTAGGTGGCTATAGTAAACCATTTTGATCCCACACAcaaagaaatacataaaaagcaaatcccctatttaataaaactgaagtacacaacttcaaatttgtagactatataattttaataataggTTACaaatgggttataaaaaaaattgatattaatttgttacaagATATATGTTAGGTGTAACCTATCTAACTGTTCATTTTCGGAAGATTAAATTCAATAGATTTTAGACAATTAATTTAAGAATATTCTTAATTCTCTTTTTACTGACACCAAAATATATCCTCCAAATATTTAATTGATACATCACattgtttccaaaaacaataaacagaATATTCCAAATTAATtgtcaaacagaaaaaaatactGGTAagcataaaaaatgaataaaatctaagcaaataataacaattaatcTTGATTCCTAATATCTTAATCAAGATAAtgataaaattctttttatttatattataatttttgtataatttttttttgttgaattttataattttatataatagaatcaactttaaataatttattttgaaattttttttaatatattgaaacttgatataaaagttagaaactataaacactctgaattgatttgttatagcaatgtcaataatatgtcaatgtaatatgaaagaatttcaagaaaccaagtatattaaaacaaaaagtataacaatatattaaattactcataatataataactcgctttctaaaaaccaaatttacaaaattatgtcttataataacattcaagtcatgatgtagaatatacattgttgaaataacttcacatatataacctaatacaacatattaaaattttcttttaatatatgaaatatacaaaattttgtataaaataaaatttgaccaGTATTATAGCACGAGTacttatctaaaatcattaacaatataaaacttacaaaataaatgtcttttttaagccatcatatttagcatatgattttattgcataatgttttatccaaaaaaacttttaaaaacaatcatataaattatattttatataaaaattacaataaataaaatgaatttcaacccgtgctctagcacgagtCTTAAtttagtctatatatatattttttaagtacattttgtgttctattttttattcatatttatttaaaaacttatttagaAAGTTAATCACTTTGGATATATTCTATGATatagttttgtaattatatatatatatatatatattattgtatgcCTTGATGATGACTACAAATTGATTGATTAATACTCTTTTTCCGTTTACAAAATTCTCcgttttggttttcttcttttcttccaaTTCAAcattataaactaatattttatatgtagtaTTATTGGTAAAGAATTAGGATTAGGCCCATTAAGATGAGTACATGTAGATATTAGACCCCAAAAAATAGGATGCTTTTGCACCATATCTCctgaattttttaattaaagtttaaggctatatattttagatattttgtaatttaaggttctaaagtttgaaattttGCAAATAGAACCCTAGTTTTAAAATACTAGTATTATATTTATCTCCCGCAATACTTAATCTACTAGCTGAGCTTATCAAAATAACAACTTGAAACTTTTTTTCTGATGGTAATATGAATTATGGAATCACGATATACTCGGACATCCCGGATTGTGTTTATCTCGTGTGttgctagattttttttttcctttcaggATGTTGCTATGAGATCTTTGTCAAAGCTGCCATGAGAAAAGAAGCTTTGGCTGCAAGAAAAAGCTCATGAGTCTTACTTGTCTTTCTATGCCTTTACACATTCGATATCTTTCTAATAATAGCACACAATAATGTTTGTTTACTCAATGAATATGGCATCTAATAAagtagacaaaaagaaaaagacagtgTCTAGTGAAAccaaactctgttttgttttctgccGTTTTGTGGAATCT
It encodes the following:
- the LOC104726856 gene encoding calmodulin-binding protein 60 A-like isoform X1, which gives rise to MSQKREFEDGKPRVEGGSSDDKRRRFKSVVQEVMRLQTVKHFLEPVLEPLIRKVVKEEVELALGKHLAGFKWICEQEIHPLESRNLQLKFLNNLSLPVFTSARVEGDEGQAIRVGLIDPSTGEIVSSGPASSAKLEFFVVEGYFDKDSDWTAEDIRNNIVRERAGKKPLLSGNVFALLNDGIGVMDEISFTDNSSWTRSRKFRLGVRMVDQFDFVKIREAVTESFVVRDHRGELYRKHHPPSLFDEVWRLEKIGKDGAFHKRLHWSDINTVKDFLTHFHLNSSKLRQILGTGMSSKMWEITLEHARSCVLDSSVHVYQAPGFQKKTAVVFNVVAQVLGLLVDFQYIPAEKLSEIEKAQAEEMVTVALSHLHEVRSYDDEISMMRNFLNVPASQTGVGIDYSGLSLTSLDGYGFVSNQRNTAECSGQFSDDVDMEVIPQGLYEDYDNLWSCSQILGLEEPQSDLQSAVDEFISQNNAASVGKAHSRRWTKLFSVTKWLSVFKNVTVRKNLK
- the LOC104726856 gene encoding calmodulin-binding protein 60 A-like isoform X2, whose product is MSQKREFEDGKPRVEGGSSDDKRRRFKSVVQEVMRLQTVKHFLEPVLEPLIRKVVKEEVELALGKHLAGFKWICEQEIHPLESRNLQLKFLNNLSLPVFTSARVEGDEGQAIRVGLIDPSTGEIVSSGPASSAKLEFFVVEGYFDKDSDWTAEDIRNNIVRERAGKKPLLSGNVFALLNDGIGVMDEISFTDNSSWTRSRKFRLGVRMVDQFDFVKIREAVTESFVVRDHRGELYRKHHPPSLFDEVWRLEKIGKDGAFHKRLHWSDINTVKDFLTHFHLNSSKLRQILGTGMSSKMWEITLEHARSCVLDSSVHVYQAPGFQKKTAVVFNVVAQVLGLLVDFQYIPAEKLSEIEKAQAEEMVTVALSHLHEVRSYDDEISMMRNFLNVPASQTGVGIDYSGLSLTSLDGYGFVSNQRNTAECSGQFSDDVDMEVIPQGLYEDYDNLWSCSQILGLEEPQSDLQSAVDEFISQNNAASVGKAHSRRWTKLFSVTKWLSVFKNVTVRKNLK